Proteins encoded together in one Blastocatellia bacterium window:
- a CDS encoding carboxymuconolactone decarboxylase family protein, giving the protein MAWIRIIEEHEADNLLQREYDAARRRAGKVFNIVKVQSLNPAALRAGMQLYLTLMYGPSELSRAERELLAVVTSWANNCFY; this is encoded by the coding sequence ATGGCCTGGATTCGGATCATCGAGGAGCACGAAGCGGATAACTTGTTACAACGAGAATATGACGCCGCCCGGCGACGGGCGGGAAAGGTATTCAATATCGTCAAGGTTCAGAGTCTCAATCCGGCAGCCTTACGTGCGGGAATGCAACTCTACCTCACGCTGATGTACGGACCGTCAGAACTTTCGCGAGCTGAACGCGAGCTGCTGGCCGTGGTCACCTCTTGGGCCAATAACTGTTTCTACTGA
- a CDS encoding acyl-CoA dehydrogenase family protein: MIDFQLTEDHLAVEKMVREFAQKEIAPRIKELDEKGETDPSILRKMGELGILGICIPEEYGGAGFDYISLGLACEELEYVDTAFRVPMSVHVGLNSLTLLTWGTEEQKRRYLVPQARGEKLATYALTEPNAGSDAVGIQTTAIRDGDDYILNGEKVWISLADLADHFLVIAWTDLEKKKVRDHTGISAFIVERGMAGVTTGTIHGKLGIRAGNTGWISFQDVRVPKENRLGEEGEGFKIAMFALDQGRYTVAAGATGLIRACRDASVQYALQRRTFGRLIGEHQLIKEMIAEMEADYNACRLLWLRAGWMKNVGLRNTKETSLAKWVATVASERAASNAVQIFGAYGYSNEYPVERFYRNCKGAVIYEGTREIHKLIQADYLLGFRSDKPLRCSLPKWEPKK, translated from the coding sequence ATGATTGACTTTCAGCTCACCGAAGATCACCTCGCAGTCGAGAAGATGGTGCGCGAATTCGCCCAAAAGGAGATCGCACCGCGCATCAAAGAACTCGATGAAAAGGGGGAGACCGATCCCTCGATTCTGCGTAAGATGGGCGAACTGGGCATTCTCGGAATCTGCATTCCGGAGGAGTACGGAGGAGCCGGATTTGATTACATCTCGCTTGGACTGGCCTGCGAGGAGTTGGAGTACGTGGATACGGCCTTTCGCGTCCCCATGTCGGTTCATGTCGGACTGAATTCGCTCACGCTACTCACATGGGGAACAGAGGAGCAAAAGCGACGCTATCTTGTTCCCCAGGCGCGGGGAGAAAAGCTGGCCACATACGCCTTGACCGAACCCAACGCCGGTTCGGATGCCGTTGGCATCCAGACGACGGCCATCCGGGATGGGGACGATTATATTCTCAACGGTGAGAAAGTATGGATCAGCCTGGCCGATCTGGCCGACCATTTTCTTGTGATCGCCTGGACTGACCTGGAGAAGAAGAAGGTTCGGGATCACACGGGAATCTCCGCTTTCATCGTCGAGCGCGGAATGGCAGGAGTCACAACGGGCACCATTCACGGCAAGCTCGGCATTCGCGCGGGGAATACCGGCTGGATCTCGTTTCAGGACGTGCGGGTGCCGAAGGAAAACCGGCTCGGCGAGGAAGGCGAAGGGTTCAAGATCGCCATGTTTGCTCTCGATCAGGGACGTTACACTGTCGCTGCTGGGGCGACCGGATTGATTCGCGCCTGTCGAGATGCCTCGGTTCAGTACGCGCTGCAGCGGCGCACCTTTGGCCGTCTCATCGGTGAGCACCAACTCATCAAAGAGATGATCGCCGAGATGGAGGCCGACTACAATGCCTGTCGCTTGCTCTGGCTGCGGGCCGGTTGGATGAAGAACGTCGGACTCCGGAACACAAAGGAAACCTCATTGGCCAAGTGGGTGGCCACCGTCGCCTCGGAACGCGCGGCCTCCAATGCCGTGCAAATCTTCGGGGCCTACGGCTACTCCAACGAGTATCCAGTCGAACGCTTCTATCGCAATTGCAAGGGGGCCGTGATTTACGAGGGAACCCGCGAGATCCACAAATTGATCCAGGCTGACTATCTGCTGGGTTTCCGCAGCGATAAGCCGCTCCGTTGTTCTTTGCCGAAATGGGAGCCGAAGAAGTGA
- a CDS encoding tetratricopeptide repeat protein encodes MTKTLLRAEPTKLVSLLNNGDFERAWQLWESLRPTRDPFLKILGAEIELYFARLTEAQAELSDIDDVSLDLVSGARLARVRGMIHYWHFEYEQAENYLQTAYHVYRFLLRDEYETAVTLCDLGRLRRRQGRLPEAEQALADARRFLPASEGNRATLFLQGIITFNLAMCRHQQGDLDVAHTLYQEAIDLLQRTERLRNYAQALSSYGALLNHFGEYTQAVGVFVRARQIFDRFGIFDDLAHTTNNLARAMLCLGRYKEAESLVREAFELRQRVSDLSGAAACMEVLSELYLAKGELEKAYDAAVKALSYAEAVQNAFERAHAHIALGRVALRRRDFWRAQRYLTEALTAAEKMNNKRLEAKAKVYLTELYFQTSPAKGWQFAEQAKALLQEYGEKLLRDEFHRICQRAQTAPIRINENNELVISGTFIPNWYAAKEALERFLIKNALEQTGNNLTKAGKLLGVTKVHIYHKRREFET; translated from the coding sequence ATGACAAAAACGCTTCTTCGCGCAGAGCCCACCAAGCTCGTTTCCCTCCTCAACAATGGAGATTTCGAGCGTGCGTGGCAGCTCTGGGAATCTCTCAGACCAACGCGAGACCCTTTCCTGAAGATTCTGGGTGCAGAGATTGAGCTGTATTTCGCACGGCTCACGGAGGCACAAGCTGAGTTAAGCGACATTGATGATGTCTCGCTCGACCTGGTGAGCGGGGCGCGGTTGGCGCGTGTTCGGGGGATGATTCATTACTGGCACTTTGAATACGAACAAGCGGAAAACTACCTTCAGACAGCTTACCACGTCTATCGGTTCCTACTTCGGGACGAATATGAGACGGCGGTGACACTGTGCGATCTCGGACGACTGAGGCGGCGGCAAGGTCGTTTGCCTGAAGCTGAGCAGGCGCTCGCTGATGCCCGACGCTTCCTCCCTGCATCGGAGGGAAATCGAGCCACCCTCTTCCTTCAGGGGATTATCACTTTCAATCTGGCTATGTGCCGGCATCAACAGGGAGATTTAGACGTCGCCCATACTCTCTACCAGGAGGCGATTGATCTGCTGCAGCGAACAGAAAGGCTCCGCAACTATGCTCAGGCTTTGAGCAGCTATGGGGCTCTGCTCAATCACTTCGGGGAATACACACAGGCGGTCGGGGTCTTCGTGCGTGCCCGTCAGATTTTCGACCGTTTTGGTATTTTCGATGATCTCGCTCACACGACCAATAACCTCGCACGAGCGATGTTGTGTCTGGGTCGGTATAAAGAAGCGGAGTCGCTCGTTCGGGAAGCGTTCGAACTCCGACAGCGTGTGAGCGATCTGTCGGGAGCGGCTGCCTGCATGGAAGTGTTGAGCGAACTCTATCTGGCCAAGGGAGAGCTTGAGAAGGCTTACGATGCTGCCGTGAAAGCCCTCTCCTACGCGGAGGCCGTTCAAAACGCCTTTGAACGTGCGCACGCGCACATTGCTCTGGGACGGGTTGCACTTCGTCGTAGAGATTTCTGGCGAGCTCAACGGTATCTGACTGAGGCGCTCACCGCCGCCGAGAAAATGAATAACAAACGCCTGGAGGCCAAAGCGAAGGTCTATCTGACCGAGCTGTACTTCCAGACCTCGCCGGCCAAAGGATGGCAGTTCGCTGAGCAAGCGAAGGCCCTTCTTCAGGAGTATGGTGAGAAGCTTCTGCGCGATGAATTCCATCGGATCTGTCAACGGGCTCAGACGGCCCCCATTCGGATTAATGAGAACAACGAGTTGGTCATCAGCGGTACGTTCATCCCGAACTGGTACGCCGCCAAGGAAGCTCTCGAGCGATTTTTGATCAAAAATGCCCTGGAGCAGACCGGGAATAATCTCACCAAAGCCGGAAAGCTCCTCGGCGTAACCAAGGTTCACATCTACCACAAGCGTCGGGAATTTGAGACATAA
- a CDS encoding MBL fold metallo-hydrolase, producing MVETGERAVILESHPVGPLMMNTYVLGCPVTREAVIVDPGYEADVILGMLKKHHLRPVHILCTHGHLDHVGAVAEVKAATGAPVALHPNDLFLYERATEWAPLFGMRVTPPPPPDRFLAEGDEIRFGQFSLRAIHTPGHTPGGMSYLIGTWVFVGDTLFAGSVGRTDLPGGSWTDLIRSIKEKLFPLGDSTIVYSGHGPVTTIGRERRTNPFLQGGDYD from the coding sequence ATGGTCGAAACAGGAGAACGCGCGGTGATTCTTGAGAGCCATCCCGTAGGGCCGCTGATGATGAACACTTACGTCCTGGGCTGCCCGGTGACACGAGAAGCTGTGATCGTTGATCCCGGGTATGAAGCGGATGTGATCCTGGGGATGTTGAAGAAGCATCACCTCCGGCCCGTTCATATCCTCTGTACGCACGGCCATCTCGATCACGTCGGCGCGGTTGCGGAAGTGAAAGCGGCGACGGGGGCGCCCGTTGCTCTTCATCCGAACGATTTATTTCTCTATGAGCGGGCGACCGAGTGGGCTCCTCTTTTCGGAATGCGCGTGACGCCGCCTCCGCCTCCCGATCGCTTCCTCGCCGAAGGAGATGAAATTCGTTTCGGTCAGTTCTCTCTTCGTGCTATTCACACACCGGGCCACACGCCGGGCGGGATGTCCTATTTGATCGGCACATGGGTGTTTGTCGGCGACACTTTATTTGCCGGTTCGGTGGGACGCACCGATTTGCCCGGCGGTTCTTGGACGGACTTGATCCGCTCGATCAAAGAAAAACTCTTTCCCCTCGGCGATAGCACCATCGTCTATAGCGGTCACGGCCCGGTGACGACCATCGGCCGGGAGAGACGAACCAATCCATTTCTTCAAGGGGGAGATTATGATTGA
- a CDS encoding tagatose 1,6-diphosphate aldolase, giving the protein MAELSAGKLRGLTRLADEAGRFTMMAIDQRGSLIDSLAKSSGRPKEQITFDEVARVKQLVTRELAPLASAVLTDPVYGYPYSIHDIPRGPGLLLTYEETKYDTINGNRYTRLIEGWSVAKARAAGADAVKLLLYYHPDGDEAARRHQQDLVRRVGEECAQHDIAFVLELVAYALDGSGTGTPDYARAKPDLVIRSAREFSRPEYRVDILKLEFPANLKYCREFQSSPFGKKDSPPVYDLEQVKEYCRMLDQAAEVPWVILSAGVDIEEFIENTRLAVEAGASGFLAGRAIWKDAVARYPDETKLVEALRSDARSNFQRLIEIVQQARPWFAHRRYGSKRDIRLRDHGPEWHRRYQA; this is encoded by the coding sequence ATGGCGGAACTTTCGGCGGGAAAATTGCGCGGCCTCACGCGGCTGGCCGACGAAGCTGGTCGCTTCACGATGATGGCCATTGATCAACGGGGATCGCTCATTGATTCTCTCGCGAAATCATCGGGACGCCCAAAGGAGCAGATTACCTTCGATGAGGTTGCTCGCGTCAAGCAGCTCGTGACGCGAGAACTCGCCCCCCTGGCATCGGCTGTGCTCACAGACCCGGTGTATGGATACCCCTACTCGATTCATGACATTCCCCGCGGGCCGGGACTTCTTTTGACCTATGAGGAGACGAAGTACGACACGATTAACGGAAACCGCTATACCCGGCTCATCGAGGGCTGGTCCGTGGCTAAAGCGCGGGCAGCAGGCGCCGATGCCGTCAAACTGTTGCTCTATTACCACCCTGATGGGGATGAAGCAGCCCGCCGTCATCAGCAGGACCTCGTACGCCGCGTGGGCGAGGAATGTGCCCAACACGATATCGCCTTCGTCCTTGAGCTGGTGGCCTACGCTCTGGATGGGTCGGGTACGGGCACCCCAGACTATGCCCGAGCGAAGCCGGATCTCGTTATCCGGAGTGCCCGTGAGTTCTCTCGACCGGAATATCGGGTGGACATCCTCAAACTGGAATTTCCGGCCAACTTAAAATACTGCCGCGAATTTCAATCCTCGCCCTTCGGAAAGAAAGATTCGCCCCCGGTGTACGACCTGGAGCAGGTGAAAGAGTATTGTCGGATGCTCGATCAGGCCGCCGAGGTCCCCTGGGTCATCCTCAGCGCCGGCGTTGACATTGAGGAGTTCATCGAAAACACCAGGCTGGCAGTAGAAGCCGGTGCCAGTGGTTTCCTCGCCGGGCGCGCGATCTGGAAGGATGCTGTGGCCCGATATCCGGACGAGACGAAACTCGTGGAAGCCCTCCGGTCCGACGCCCGTTCCAACTTCCAGCGGCTGATCGAGATCGTTCAACAGGCTCGCCCCTGGTTCGCCCACCGTCGCTACGGCAGTAAACGGGATATTCGGCTGCGTGATCACGGGCCCGAATGGCACCGACGCTATCAGGCCTAG
- a CDS encoding 7-cyano-7-deazaguanine synthase — protein MGKQSRADERESIAEGQGQDPVQAGEKDNRLNSAQRGEDSGGNSSICVLTSGGLDSGVLVAEATTHYDGVWPVFVRSGLRWEEVELFWLTRFLQSLSAPALRPLRVLDFPLTDIYGQHWSTGGGGVPGREAPLDSVYLPGRNIILLAKAAVFCSLAGIKEIAIGTLRANPFPDASAEFFRRIGEVFSEGLAYPVRVCAPYHSLSKAEVIRLGARWPLELTFSCISPEGNHHCGLCSKCAERHQAFVDAGIPDPTLYATNFPSS, from the coding sequence ATGGGTAAACAGAGCAGAGCAGACGAGCGGGAATCCATAGCTGAAGGCCAGGGGCAGGACCCAGTGCAGGCGGGAGAGAAGGACAATCGCCTGAACAGTGCGCAGAGAGGAGAGGACAGTGGGGGAAACAGTTCCATTTGCGTCCTGACAAGCGGTGGCTTGGATAGCGGTGTCCTCGTGGCTGAAGCAACGACACACTATGATGGCGTGTGGCCCGTTTTTGTCCGAAGCGGCCTCCGCTGGGAGGAGGTTGAGCTTTTCTGGTTGACGCGATTCCTTCAATCACTCTCAGCACCAGCGCTTCGACCGCTGAGAGTTCTCGATTTTCCTTTGACGGACATTTATGGTCAGCACTGGAGCACCGGCGGAGGAGGGGTTCCCGGTCGGGAGGCCCCGCTCGATTCGGTTTATTTGCCGGGTCGAAACATCATCCTGCTGGCGAAGGCGGCTGTGTTTTGCAGTCTCGCCGGGATCAAAGAAATTGCTATCGGTACACTTCGCGCCAATCCCTTTCCCGACGCCAGCGCGGAGTTTTTCCGTCGCATCGGAGAGGTCTTCAGCGAGGGACTCGCCTACCCCGTTCGCGTTTGTGCGCCTTATCATTCGCTGTCCAAGGCGGAAGTCATTCGTCTTGGAGCACGGTGGCCGCTGGAGCTGACGTTCTCCTGCATTTCACCCGAGGGGAATCATCATTGCGGGCTATGCAGCAAATGTGCCGAACGACATCAGGCATTCGTTGATGCTGGCATCCCTGACCCGACCCTTTATGCGACGAACTTTCCCTCCTCGTGA
- a CDS encoding sorbosone dehydrogenase family protein, giving the protein MTVFCSGAGINPSAPAQNLPLDRIKLPPGFEISVYAANIPNARSLALSPKGILFVGSRTAGNVYAVIDRDQDYRADEVITIARGLNMPNGVAVRNGSLYVAEVNRILRFDDIENRLTNPPAPVVVIDTLPRDRHHGWKFIAFGPDGLLYVPVGAPCNVCERSDPRYASILRMKPDGSNLEVYAHGVRNTVGFDWHPETHELWFTDNGRDWLGDDLPPDELNVAPEAGRHFGFPYCHGGDIPDPEFGSRRRCEEFVAPAMKLGPHVAALGMRFYTGTLFPAEYRNSIFIAEHGSWNRSTPIGYRVTRVRVENNRAVSYEVFAEGWLQGSRAWGRPVDVLVMPDGSLLVSDDQANVIYRISYRR; this is encoded by the coding sequence ATGACAGTCTTCTGTTCGGGAGCGGGGATAAATCCCTCTGCACCGGCACAGAATCTACCGCTCGACAGAATTAAACTCCCGCCGGGATTTGAAATTTCCGTCTACGCCGCCAATATTCCTAATGCTCGCTCTCTGGCGCTCAGCCCGAAGGGAATTCTCTTTGTGGGATCACGAACGGCCGGCAATGTCTACGCCGTCATTGACCGCGATCAGGACTATCGCGCTGATGAGGTCATCACCATAGCGCGGGGGCTCAATATGCCCAATGGAGTGGCTGTCCGTAATGGCTCGCTCTACGTGGCGGAAGTGAATCGGATCCTGCGCTTTGACGATATTGAAAACCGGTTGACGAACCCCCCGGCCCCCGTTGTTGTTATTGATACGCTCCCTCGGGATCGGCATCACGGATGGAAATTCATTGCCTTTGGCCCGGACGGTCTGCTTTACGTTCCGGTTGGAGCCCCCTGCAATGTCTGCGAGCGAAGCGACCCGCGCTACGCTTCAATCCTCCGAATGAAGCCCGACGGAAGCAACCTCGAAGTTTACGCCCACGGGGTAAGAAACACGGTGGGATTCGACTGGCACCCGGAGACTCACGAACTCTGGTTCACCGATAACGGTCGGGACTGGCTCGGCGACGACCTTCCACCCGACGAGCTGAATGTCGCTCCGGAAGCGGGACGCCATTTCGGTTTCCCCTATTGTCACGGCGGAGACATTCCGGATCCAGAATTTGGCAGCCGCCGTCGCTGCGAGGAATTCGTTGCACCGGCGATGAAACTCGGTCCTCATGTCGCGGCGCTGGGAATGCGCTTCTACACGGGCACGCTTTTCCCGGCTGAGTACCGAAACAGCATATTCATCGCCGAGCATGGATCGTGGAATCGGAGTACACCTATCGGCTATCGCGTCACCCGCGTGCGCGTTGAGAACAATAGAGCCGTTTCCTATGAGGTCTTTGCTGAAGGGTGGCTCCAGGGAAGTCGAGCGTGGGGGCGACCGGTTGATGTCTTGGTGATGCCCGATGGGTCGCTTCTGGTTTCCGACGATCAGGCTAATGTCATCTATCGAATTAGCTATAGGAGGTAG
- a CDS encoding DsbA family protein, which translates to MKQRTFILMLLAVLTSCPSVKVRAQSSQASGAEDIKALKQELEAVKSRQARLEQELQELKKALAARGIPVGPTEVVIDVTGTHFKGDPTARIAVIEFSDYQCPFCGRHVRETFPQIERDYIETKKIRYYFLDFPLESIHPQAFRAAEAANCAGEQGRFWEMHARLFANQAALGPDQLIAHAQALSLDLSRFRSCLESGKYADKIRSDLRNGQRLGVSGTPMFLIGYVEADGTRVKGVRWIRGAQPFAAFRDALDALLTSNK; encoded by the coding sequence ATGAAACAACGAACCTTTATTCTTATGCTTCTCGCCGTTTTGACGAGCTGCCCCTCAGTTAAGGTGCGGGCTCAATCGTCGCAAGCCTCAGGTGCCGAAGACATCAAGGCTCTCAAGCAAGAACTTGAGGCGGTCAAAAGCCGGCAGGCCCGACTGGAACAGGAACTCCAGGAGTTAAAGAAGGCACTGGCGGCCCGGGGAATCCCCGTCGGACCCACCGAGGTGGTGATTGATGTCACCGGCACTCACTTTAAGGGGGATCCAACAGCGCGCATCGCCGTAATTGAGTTCTCCGATTATCAGTGTCCGTTCTGCGGCAGGCACGTCCGAGAGACATTTCCACAGATCGAACGTGACTACATTGAGACGAAGAAGATTCGCTACTATTTCCTAGATTTTCCTCTGGAGAGCATCCACCCACAAGCCTTCCGTGCGGCTGAGGCAGCAAATTGCGCGGGAGAGCAAGGCCGATTCTGGGAGATGCATGCGCGGCTATTCGCCAATCAGGCGGCTCTCGGGCCGGATCAGCTCATCGCTCACGCGCAAGCCCTGTCACTCGATCTTTCCCGATTTCGGAGTTGTCTGGAGAGTGGCAAGTACGCGGATAAAATCCGCAGCGACCTGCGGAATGGACAGAGATTGGGAGTGTCGGGAACTCCTATGTTCTTGATCGGATACGTTGAGGCCGATGGCACGCGAGTCAAGGGGGTGAGATGGATTCGCGGGGCCCAGCCCTTCGCAGCATTCCGTGATGCCCTTGACGCACTGCTGACGTCAAACAAATGA
- the queC gene encoding 7-cyano-7-deazaguanine synthase QueC, translating into MGKKAVVLLSGGIDSTTTLAVARRDGFDVYALSFRYGQRHGLELERARAVAEHLGARQHVILTIDLRQIGGSALTADIPVPKGRPSDQLSQGIPITYVPARNTIFLALALGWAEVLGAEDIFIGANAVDYSGYPDCRPEYLRAFEHLANLATRAGVEGRAHFRIHAPLLELTKGQIIQLGHTLGVDYSLTWSCYDPVWRDERPLACGSCDSCQFRLKGFSEAGLTDPLPYANR; encoded by the coding sequence ATGGGGAAAAAGGCGGTCGTGCTCCTCAGCGGAGGGATTGACTCTACGACAACACTGGCCGTTGCCCGCCGTGACGGGTTCGACGTTTACGCCCTCTCGTTCCGTTACGGACAACGACATGGGCTTGAACTGGAGCGGGCGCGGGCTGTCGCCGAGCATCTTGGAGCGCGGCAGCACGTTATCCTCACAATAGATCTCCGACAGATCGGAGGGTCAGCACTCACAGCGGACATTCCTGTACCCAAAGGGCGCCCGTCCGACCAACTGAGCCAGGGCATCCCCATCACCTACGTTCCCGCCCGAAATACTATCTTTCTGGCACTGGCGCTCGGTTGGGCCGAGGTCCTCGGTGCAGAAGATATTTTCATCGGAGCCAACGCCGTTGACTATAGCGGGTATCCCGATTGCCGCCCGGAGTATTTGCGTGCTTTTGAGCATCTGGCCAATCTGGCGACCCGCGCGGGAGTGGAAGGCAGAGCGCATTTCCGTATTCACGCTCCTCTGCTGGAGCTGACCAAAGGACAGATTATTCAACTCGGTCATACCCTTGGCGTGGATTACTCTCTTACCTGGAGCTGCTACGATCCCGTATGGCGAGACGAGCGGCCCCTGGCCTGCGGCAGTTGCGATAGCTGCCAGTTCCGTCTCAAGGGGTTCAGTGAAGCTGGATTGACGGATCCTCTTCCCTATGCCAACCGGTAA
- the ispH gene encoding 4-hydroxy-3-methylbut-2-enyl diphosphate reductase: MVVLNTQRRKDMALRKVILAKPRGFCAGVVRAIDIVERALRLFPLPIYVFHEIVHNRHIVEDLSRRGVIFVDDVNEIPEGATCIFSAHGISPQVRAAAEKRRLRVIDATCPLVTKVHLEAVRFAREGYSLILIGHPGHEEVEGTMGEAPMQLVSSVEEAERVEVETPEKVAYLTQTTLSLDDTAHIVAALRRRFPALQSPPKDDICYATQNRQNAVKQLSQLVDLVLVIGSHNSSNSQRLREVSLAAGVPAYVINDESEIDGRWLEGVAVVGVTAGASAPEPLVVRVVDHLRALGATEIEELPAEDENVSFALPPEILHPHTLR; the protein is encoded by the coding sequence ATGGTAGTTTTGAACACTCAACGGCGAAAAGATATGGCGCTGCGGAAGGTCATCTTAGCCAAACCACGAGGATTCTGCGCCGGTGTAGTGCGGGCTATTGACATCGTAGAGCGAGCCTTGCGACTTTTTCCATTGCCCATTTATGTCTTCCACGAGATCGTTCATAACCGTCATATCGTTGAAGATCTCAGTCGCCGAGGAGTCATTTTTGTTGACGATGTCAATGAGATTCCCGAAGGAGCGACCTGCATCTTCAGCGCCCATGGGATTTCGCCCCAGGTGCGCGCGGCGGCTGAGAAGCGCCGTCTTCGGGTCATTGATGCCACGTGCCCTCTGGTGACCAAGGTCCACCTGGAAGCTGTTCGATTCGCCCGGGAAGGCTATTCGTTGATCCTCATCGGGCATCCCGGTCATGAGGAAGTCGAAGGAACGATGGGGGAGGCGCCGATGCAACTGGTCAGCTCCGTCGAGGAAGCCGAGCGCGTAGAGGTGGAAACCCCCGAGAAGGTCGCCTATCTCACGCAGACGACGCTCAGTCTCGATGATACAGCTCACATCGTGGCCGCCCTCCGTCGGCGATTTCCTGCTCTTCAGTCCCCGCCCAAAGATGACATCTGCTATGCTACCCAAAATCGGCAAAATGCTGTGAAACAGCTCAGTCAGCTCGTTGATCTTGTGCTCGTCATCGGGTCGCACAACAGTTCCAACTCCCAACGATTGCGCGAAGTCTCTCTGGCAGCGGGTGTACCCGCTTACGTCATCAACGACGAATCGGAAATTGATGGTCGCTGGCTGGAGGGGGTGGCCGTCGTGGGTGTTACTGCCGGAGCATCAGCCCCCGAACCTCTCGTGGTTCGCGTCGTAGACCATCTGCGAGCGCTTGGTGCCACCGAGATCGAAGAGCTCCCCGCCGAAGATGAAAACGTCTCCTTTGCCCTACCGCCTGAAATCCTCCATCCTCACACGCTCAGATGA
- a CDS encoding alcohol dehydrogenase catalytic domain-containing protein — protein sequence MTKVAETMKAAVLYGRQDVRIERIPLARLLPGEVLVKIEAALTCGTDVKVYRRGYHARMIHLPSVFGHEFAGTIAAVGDGVREFTSGMRVVAANSAPCGRCFYCHRGEHAVCDDLLFLNGSYAEYITIPSRIVETNLLPIPDHLSYTAAAMVEPVACVLRGLEESDIRPGDTVAVLGLGPIGLLFVALAKWRGARVLAFGKRRSRLSLAEHLGADAVFDVDRIPHVPSQVRALTSGRGADRVIECVGHHRAWELALGCARKGAIVTLFGGCASGTTVTLDTHRFHYDQLTIKSPFHHTPRHVREALRLIADGIIVPDRWISHHAPLDDLPSVMAHLIQPNGTLKVAIYPNGTR from the coding sequence ATGACGAAAGTAGCGGAGACGATGAAAGCGGCCGTTCTCTACGGTCGGCAGGACGTGCGAATCGAGCGAATTCCTCTGGCTCGTCTTTTGCCCGGCGAAGTGTTAGTGAAGATTGAAGCCGCCCTGACCTGCGGCACTGACGTGAAGGTTTATCGTCGAGGCTACCATGCCCGGATGATTCATCTTCCGTCAGTTTTCGGCCACGAGTTTGCGGGAACGATTGCAGCGGTTGGTGACGGTGTCCGGGAATTTACGTCTGGCATGAGAGTGGTAGCGGCGAACTCCGCCCCCTGTGGTCGGTGCTTCTACTGCCATCGCGGGGAGCATGCCGTCTGCGATGACCTCCTGTTTCTCAATGGGTCCTACGCCGAGTATATCACTATTCCCTCGCGGATCGTGGAAACCAACCTGTTACCGATACCCGATCACCTTTCTTATACCGCGGCTGCGATGGTGGAGCCTGTCGCCTGTGTTCTTCGTGGACTGGAGGAGAGTGACATTCGCCCTGGGGATACCGTCGCGGTTCTTGGATTGGGCCCGATTGGCCTTCTCTTCGTCGCTCTGGCAAAGTGGCGAGGCGCTCGTGTTCTCGCCTTCGGGAAACGCCGTTCGCGCTTATCCCTGGCCGAACACCTTGGAGCCGATGCCGTCTTTGACGTGGACCGGATTCCTCATGTTCCGTCTCAGGTTCGTGCCCTCACATCCGGTCGAGGGGCGGATCGCGTCATCGAGTGTGTGGGTCATCATCGAGCGTGGGAACTGGCTCTGGGATGCGCGCGAAAGGGAGCCATCGTCACACTCTTCGGCGGATGCGCGTCAGGAACAACCGTCACACTGGATACGCACCGGTTCCACTATGACCAGCTCACCATCAAGTCGCCCTTCCATCACACACCGAGGCACGTCCGCGAAGCCCTGCGACTGATCGCTGACGGAATCATCGTCCCCGACAGATGGATCTCTCATCATGCCCCACTCGATGATCTTCCCAGTGTAATGGCTCATCTGATACAGCCCAATGGGACACTGAAAGTCGCAATCTACCCGAACGGGACCCGATGA